The following nucleotide sequence is from Drosophila kikkawai strain 14028-0561.14 chromosome 2L, DkikHiC1v2, whole genome shotgun sequence.
CTGGTTGGTCGCCGGCAGAAGCCGTTAGTTGTTGTTCATGGctaaatggaaatttattgcCCACCAGCAACGCCCACACAGCTGCCACCAATTCTCGACCCCAgccacactcgcacacacaaatGGGACACACACTCGACACACTACAATATCGTTGGCTATATCGTACGTAGTTGCAACTCTAATGAAAGCGAATCGCACAGGGGGTTGAGTTTAGCTAGGCACAGTGGAGTTGGCAGCGACAACGTGACCCTAGGCCGTTGGTCTTTAATAGATCAGGCTTTCAATCCACACTTCACCTGCTCTTTGAAGGATAAATTTAACACAGAATGGCCAGAGAATATTTCAAGGATTTAGGAAGATTTcattaaaagaaagaaaccataaagcaaaataattttataaatatttcaataaaatagAAACTGTCTCTTAACTTCTtagattttaaagaaatattctaACTTAAATTCCAATTAACTTTCTGAGTATTTCAAAGCTTATTCGCTCTCAGCTTTCACCCATATCTGCCTCTTAGTCTCCTTGATTTGAATATACTGAGCCCTGGATCTGTTTTCGAAGGCAGCTCTGATGCAACTCCTTGGAAAACCCTGAAGGGGCCACCCAAACGTGCGTGGATCCATTCGCCGCTGCTGCTCAAGTGGTAGCTCCGATGAGGATGTGCAACATGGCCCTGCAAACTTGGGTGAGTACGAAGGGGATTCGGTTCGTTGGCCATGTTATTATTATGCGCCCGGTGTGGCGCATAATGCAGCTAATCTGGGGAATTAGGTAAAAAGGCTGACAAAAGCTGAACGGGCTGCGATATTGCAGCTATAACATGCCAGCAACATTGCACATTGCAATATCGTCGTATCCTGTTAGGCAAAGTAACTTGGCCTGAATTGTTTGCTTACACATTCAAAAAGAATCTAGTGGAAAAgaaaatcttataaaaatacatttaagattattaattaatttaagattCGAATTTTTTAGCAAagggtatatatttttaggccAGTATTTAATATCTACCAAGTTTTTCCATGcttatgtataatttatttctgCCAAAATCCTTCCAAAACAAAggcttttctttaaataaatttctctaTTAACTTCCCTAATCTATTTCCAATTAAATCTAACCTTCGGGtctatataaattaattgatCTTTCTCTTCGTGTAGAGTGGACTTCATGGCGCTTATCTTAGGACAAGTGCCCTGTTTCCTCCTCAGACCCTCCGCCTTATCCGccttttctctttatttttttcctctgAAGGATTTACGGCAGCAACGCACAGCAGTCAAAGTAACTAAGCgaattaaaaaagtaaactcgaaagtaaattaaatgaCAGCCAAGTTGGAAACCGGAGGAAATGAGAGGCGGCTCGGCGCTCAGCCAGCTGATAAGTTGCTAAGCCCGGGAGAAAACGACAATGCCGGAGAATGGTCTTTGGGGCATGGATGTGGCTGGGTATCTGCAGCCGAAGGATCAAGGGATGTGGAGCGACCGCAGCgaggaaaatgttttaaaatgaaatcacTTTTAATGAGTCATTCAAGTGGCATGAAGACGGCAACAGACTCGTCTCTGCTTCAGCAACAGCTCCTCTTTAGCTTTTCTCCAGCTCCACTCTTAGCCGACTTGACTAGCCAGGCAGGcagcataaaaataataatttttacagctaccaacaaacaaaaagaacaacGAAAAAATGATGGCTATGGCGGGTAGGAATTATAAGGAAGAATATGAGAATATCCTAGGTACTAAggaaggtttttttttatgaaatattacaGGAATACTACAGGAAAAACATGttctttaaagaaatattcaataaagaaatattcttttttatttttattatccaAGAACGTTAGATACTTTTTAAAACACCCAATTTTactaaaactaatttaaaatatttataaatttcaattcttAAAACCAAAGAACCCATCTAACTACCCATTTCCAGGGTACAAATGGATTGCCTCGAAAAGGAAGGCAAGAGCAATAATAATTTCGCGTACGGACACTGCCAAGTGGAAGCGCCAAGCTCCAGGAAGCGTCAGTCGCCAGTCGCCGCCCCCgcaagctgctgctgctgctcctcctgccccGTCATCCCCAAAGTGGTAGAGGGACAGGAAATCACTGGCTACCAAAGCGgcaacaagtggccacggctctctctctcctctctcaCAGATTCAGTTCCTGCGGCCATTTCACTttgcttttcattttattgctaatttttttttttttgttcgctctACCAGCGAGTTTTTGCAAATTATAATGACAGCCCCGAGATACGGAATACTGCATAGTAGTCGTAGTCAAGTGCCAAGAGGGGGGGTTTGGGGGTTCCTTTTTGCAGCTTGTGGGGGGCCTGGTCAATGAAGGCGAATAGACATTTAATGAAACGAAACGAcaacaaattgtttaaacattATTTGCGCTTTCCTTTCCTTcctcttctctctctctctctcatctCATTTTCTGCTTTATACATATACCCGTTATTGTTAATAAACAGACATTACAAAGCAGATAATGAACGACAAGGACTTGGGagaatggaaattgaaattgtgcAAGGCTTTGACAGCAAACTGGAAAATCATTCATACAGCAATTTGCAAAAGGGTTGTCTAGATGGCAAAGAAAAGTGACTAAAAAGGAGTAGGAAGGAGTTTTTAAACATAAGAAGTTtgctaattaattataaaatataaaggatACTAGAGTAAAGACTTTAAGACTACGGTTTTAATAGATTTAAACTAAGcttaaaccaattttaaaatatattgtaaatCTTCTAGTTCCttgctatttttataaaattttccttgcaatttttttagattttctcTATACTCCATAGATTAGTTAACTCATCTCCTTGGATTTTCCCAATTTTCAGCTGTCACTACTTATAATTTTCGACATCTTATTAATGACTGAAACTATTTTTCACTTATTCCAAAGTTTTACAAACTTCTCTCAgctatttttctttctttgcaataatttatatatattttaatcgtGTCGACAGCAAATTTCCTTCGACAGCTCGTCCGACCGTGAATGATTTCACTTAACGCTCCCGGGGATAAAACAACAATGTTATCGCTTAATacttatatatactatatatacattttcctgtcatttaatttcttttccaCTCGCTTCCTTTCAAAGAGTTGGGGCGTGGGGGGAGTGGTTGCTGGTCAGGATGCGACCCGGTTTTATGGTCCTTTGTTTTCGCGCCAAATGCTTTGAAACGATCCTGTTCTGCCGGGGATGCCAAATAGAAAATCATCATAATTTTCCTTTATTACCAGAGTTTTTACCCATTTGCCATAGTTGTTTTCCATGCTTTTTTTATGGGCAAACTTTGGACCGATTCCCGTACTCTTGGATGTAGCTATGGCTATAGCTTTAATTGCCATTGTCATGGGCTGGGCTTTGCTCATTGCCGTTGTCATTGTTTGTCACAGTCTGTTCCACTCAGAGTCAtcaaaaaacgagaaaaataaagcattaaggaaaaaggggaaaaatacAAGAGTAACTTTGTCGGAAACTCCTTTGATTTGTTTTCAGCACAACAGCATAAAAGTTTGGTATGAGGCAGACCCAGACCCCAAAAGTTACCCTGCCGAGatgaggtgtgtgtgtgtgtgtgtgtatatgcgAACTTTTGAAGACAAAacatttttgagttattaatGAAAAGTTGTTGTCTATCCCAGCTGAGGTTGAGGTGGTGCGCTCCCCTCAGTTTATATTGCAAATACACAAGTGCTAACTAAATGTTATGCTTTCATTATGCTCAGTAGCTCTGGAAAACTTGTACACCTTTCGTGTGGCGGCGAACTTCTTCTACGAAAGAGAGTGCTTTCCTACTCCTCCTGGTTATTGGCTTAGctgattcaatttttatttcgtttttgttCTTGGCTCTTAgttgaattttcttttatagaCACGCATTTGTTTGCGTAAAGTGCACTTTTTAACTAACTTGTCTAACGCAACTAATGAAAAGATTTgttattagtttttttggCCAGAAGGAGAAGTGCTAAAAGTGGCAGCAGCTGCCGGTAACTTGGCCCAGGGAATTATACATAAACATTGGACCAAACCAGGCAAACACACactgaacacacacacacacactcggggtaaaaaaaaaaagaaatatgttGGCAActtgaaaaagtaaataaatatttgaacaaCTTCTTATGGCCAACTATTTGTTTGGCAGACGAGCGAGCGGCAGGAACAGAACAGGAACAAGTTTCGGTGGGCCAGGCCCAAAAGCACAAAAAGGTGAGTTCAATTCTGCACCAAAGTGTGCAACTTTCGAAGCCATTATGTGAAAGTTTTATTTCGCATCGCCTCGGCCAGggtcccgctgctgctgcctggcaATCGACAAGTTTTCCTCTTGGGTTGCTGCTCCTAGGTTTTCGGGCAGGGAGAATTGGATTGGCAAATTGTTCGGCACATAATTTTAGAGGCAATttaacaaaatgaaatttaaagaaaaattcttTTGCAAACTATGTGCAAAGATTGTGATTTCCAAAGCTTGTCTAGTAGGggaattaagtaaatattggCTTTTGTGGAACTATGAATTCAGAATCGATGGATTTTGGCATTTAAAGAAGAATTGGGTTAGGTTAAATGAGGTGGATATTTGACTATTATTGTTTCGTTGAAATGGAAAACCAGTTAGTGGCTTAAAAAGAGTATATTGAGAGGAAAAATCTAATAGTGCCATATTTTATAAGTAAGCTTATACTAACTTATTTCCTATACAAACCACATACCTTTATCTACATCACAAAAGGAAACAAACctaaatatcaataaaatatcaattcaTATTTTTCGTTGAATGAATCGCTGGTATTTCCCAACAGATCTTCACCTCTACGTAGGTGGTGGTTCCTTTCAAAGCCTTCCAAAATCGTTTGTTtaatataacaataataataataaaagccaTTCAAAGTCTTGTTCGAGCATCTCTAAAAGCTACCTAAATATGGTGACCATCCATAAGACCAAGTATGGACCATTGTTCGCCTCACAATTGGCATATTAAATGACCGCTTTTGTTGGGATATTTAACATAACATCATTACTAACCGTGGCTATTTTTGGCCTTGGCTTTATCTAAAACAGATAATTAAGTCCGCTTTGAGCCGCGGCTGTCTCCCAGCTGATTGATTGACTTTATCGGCCGTTTGTGCGGGGCCTTATCAACACTCGGCCCGGAGTCAATCTTTTTGGCCCGGCCTGGGCCCGTCGTCTCCGGTCTCCACCACCGATGCGGCCTATCAAGATGCAGTCAGAAAATGCATAAAGTACGTATCTCACGGCGCACCGCAAGAACCACAAGGGGCACAAGAGGGTACAGGAGGTCTGAAGAGTCTCAGATTAAAACCAGTTTTTAACGGCAATCGTGTAGGCCGAGGAGTGCCATCTTTATGGACAGGTTAAGACAACTTCCTGCCGAGGAGTTGTGCCTGATCGACAGTTCAACATGAAaatgaaaccaaaaaaaaggaTGACACACCATCAAGACATTTCatggtttgtttttatataaattagtttgattttatttacagATCTTAAAGTTAGTTAACAAAGTTTGAGGGTTTTTAATAGGGTATTAAACAGTCTTTTATGttcttataaaattaatttgtaaacatttatcaagttagttataaattttaatagtttttaatatattttatattaaagttGTATTACAAAAGATcgaatttagaaaaaatacaaagtaaAGGTCACATTGGTAATTTCAGAAAACCATGGTCACATTTAAAGtaattcttatatatttttaaacattttacttatCATTATGGGAAGTTATAATTTAGTTATAATTTAGGATAGGGTAACAATTTAGAtttaacttttagtttaccaaaaatctaattaattaaaaaacttatttcAAACTTTTTAATCTCCAAACTCCTATTTTTCAAACGATTCCAAACTTCCAGCAATACACAATGTATCTCTCGAGTGTTGTCACCTAAATTTATTATCCCTGACATCTGGCATCGCGCGTTCCAGGTGTCCCTCGTGGCTGGGAGAATCAATCAAGCGTCAGTTCTTATGGCCACCCGCATTCTGCAGTAGTTTATGACCGCCTGCTCTCTGCTCTGTCACACCGAATTTCCAGGCGGCTGCATAAACGTtatgacaacaacaaaaagaaaaaagagagaagagAAAAACCAGACCGTTAAAAATGCACATAGTATACGGATAATTTGATTAATAGCGACAGCTAGAACAAAACGAGGCAGATGGAATTATGTATAAATGTTGAATGCGTTCgaatgaattatttatgacATTACATGCAAATCAAAGTTGGCAACACAAGTAGCgtttccaaattaaaattatcgttttttttttttttttgtatattgtgtccttatttgtttttttgcgtTCATTACCTGCTCATCAATTTGTAATTGGATCCACACCAAAAAGGCAActattatacaaaataaacaataaaaaaaagacctATATGGGCTGCAAAAAAAGGttatgtttgtttaaatattcattgttAAATGCTGCGAAAGAATGCATATTTATTAAGGTAAATTAttaaagctgaaaaaaaatattgtaaaatcaatggattaattattattgcaGCTTCCACTCCAGCGACGACCACTCCAGATCCAAATCCAGAtccaaaaccaaaccaaactaCAACAATCGAGCCAACGCCTGCGAAAGAAATGGTGGAAGAGAAGGCAACAAAAGTCTGGACAAGAGTGGCCAGGCCAGCATTATTCGATGGGATTAGGTGGGCGGCTTGGGGGACTTTGGGAGTTGGAACTTGGTTTCGACACCGTCACTTGGGCATTTGCTTGGGCAAAGGtaaaggaaaaactctctctctctctctcgaaaaaaaaacatgcatacatatgtataaagGTACTGCGAACACGCAGCTAGAAAAATACTGTGAAAAAGCCAAAAGCTTTTCCCAACTTAACTGCAGGTGAAAATGGATTCTGAAAATTGGGTTAATTGATGCTTAGTGTTTTGCCTCGAATGGGGGGGTGCTGTGGGTCGTGGGCGTGGTTATTTAGCGCCAAGTGGCTAATAGTTTTTGCCACCCGCTTGGCTAGCGAGCGAGCCAGCGGAAGCGGAAACCGGAAATGCGCACAAGGAAACGCACACAAATATTGGTGCACAAACACATTCCATGTTTACACGGGCTTTTGAAATTAGCCAAATTAAGTGTGACCGAGTTCGTGAAAAACACAAGGAATAAGGTTGCCACCTTGGTGAATTCTGAAAATCTGGTCACGCAATTTGGATATAAAGGTTTGCTTTTATATTTCGAAATcatttcttgatttttaaatatttttaaaagtaagtAAGAACCCACTTGTTTTGCCTCTTTAATGATGTTTTATAAAGAAACATTAGGAGAAGCCTTGCCGTATAGAAAATTTTGATAGCTTTGGTCACTTTACAGAtgtacaattttataatttagaccactatttgttgaatttaaaaaatatatatgctgTTTTCATCATATTTTCCTGGCATAAACCTGCCTTCAAATGCCAAAATGGCGGCATCGCTTTCGTTATGGGAGGGGTATTAAAAGTTACAAAGGTCAGCTAAACAGCCACATAAACgccatatatatgtatattatatatacatgtaaTTAGCATTATAACCCATTGTCGAATTATACACACCGGGACTGCCCTGTTCCGTGAGATTGGCAATGAGTGTGGGCGGTCCACTGCTCAGGCTGCCTCCACTTGCACCGCCATTTCCGCCGGCAGTAGAAGTAGCAccacctcctgctcctccagtTCCTGAACTCCCGGCTCCACTGGCCGCTGGATCCAGAGCCTGGGCCACGTCGAGGAGCAGcactagcagcagcagcaaaaacggAAGCGAGCACATCCAGACGAACGCCGCTCTAAGCGCTGGCCGCTGCCTCATCTTGCAATTTGGTATTTTGGCTATGTGCTTGTTGTACTCCCGCACCGGCATCAACATGTTCCATTGGTTGCTACTTGGCTCCTCGGCTCCGATGGCGCTAATTGTGGATGATGCTCTGTAATACAGTTTAGAAGGATTTTTGGTTTAAGTAATGAATTGGTTTTTAGTTAAATTGCATTAGTGgcgggcaaaaaaaaagagagaaaagaaatatttatccaTAGGTGAAGCACTTTTTatgttggtttattttttttgtattgttttatttttatggctttacAAATACGTATCACTGTTGCCAATCTTTTTCACACTTTTATTGTAGTTTTTATTCACTGTATCTCGAATCTCacttattttgttatttagtttgattttataaataagGTTAATGGCACTGAGAGGGTTTTTTGTTGATGCAATTTACCTAATTGATAcctttagatttattttaatatatttaatgaatgcaaatgcattgcattttatatttgtatatttatttcaagatTTAATTTCACAAACAACAGATACGCACTTGTAGTTTAagctttgttttatatatttcttttttcttaaaaacatGCACCTCTCAGATGCATCTCACAGATACACATAGCCATCTGGCATCAGTTAGTAGCAGTTGCAATTAATGTTCTTTGCAAGTTTAttgcacaaacacacagcacacacggAAAAGTATCTCATGGATACGCATTGTATCTCAATgttgcaacacacacacacaacaactgGCTGCAATTAAAGTTCTTTGGTCCTCTGCTTAACCCAACATCTGCTCATCTCGGGCTCGGCTACAAAACGTATCTCAAATTACACATTTGGCATATAAATTGCTCAATTTCATGTATTTTGCCTGTGTCAAATTGTCATTAAGCGCGGGACACACACCCCTGGGTGCCCAGGCTAATGTATCTCGCAGATACAATTGCTGAAATTGCACTTTTAGCACTTAACCGCGACGGCATTACTCCTTAAGTGTgatttttttatggccaagGCCAGTGTTTATAGCTCTTTCATTGCTTTAAATTATCGATTTATAAACGCGtgcgttttttttaggttttttgtgtattttttggcAAACACCTTTTCAGTTATTTTGTAtctctttgtgtgtgtgttatatTTATGCATTGCACTTGTGCCAAGGGCTTTCCACTGCTTTTtgcttgttttcttttcttgcttttttgttACATTTATAAATGGTTTAGAGCAGGagcaacacacacgcacagctGTGGCTACAATTTGTAACTGTAAAGGGAGATCCTTCTCCGCTGTCCTTGCGCTTTCCTTCAGTACTCAGTTTTCAGCCAATGTTTACACACGCTCTCAAGAACTTTTTGTTGGTCGTCAACAAACCATCATGCATTTGCGTTATATTGCTTATCAGCGTCTGAGATATGGCATTGAGGTtgggagttggagttggagttgctTCCCTTCGTATTTGATTTACCCTTCGGAAAAGGCGAAACGTGCTCACATGCGGTTCGCTCGAATTTTCCAGTGTGTTGTTTCAGCCAATTGCCGCATTTTAAAAACGCATAAAATTGCTTTATGTTTGCCTTTCCATTTCTCTCCTTGCTGGTTTACTCCCACTCCTCCGTTGCTACTCTTCGGGCTTATCCTCCCTCCCGGCGTAAATTTATGCAAGGCGCCTTAGTTAGACAGAcgtttattcattatttacatattatttcttcgttctttttcttttctttttttttgttcttgctACGAAAGGGGATTTTACTCGAGGGAAAATGCACACCGCAGCTGCAGCTCTGCAGTTCTTCAGGTATCGCTCCGTATCGGCCGTATCGCTCCGTCCTCTGGCGTAAGTATCTGTAAGTGGTGCATAAGTGGCAGAGAAATGTTATTGatgatttatttgcatttggcATTGATATATGCTAATGTTTCCCTCTTTCTTTGTCcgtcttcgtcttcgtcttcttccaaatcgaaataaaaacaaacccaaaaccgaaaccaaatcgtacaaaaaaaaaattaaagaaaaaggtGGGAGGAGGTGTAGGTACCTCACGGTTTCTGGCTATGGGATTATGTTATCTTTGCCCGCGGCCTGTGTTGgcttttcaatttttcatGCCGCGCGACAGCAACCAgggagaaagaaagaaagaaattattatgGCATTTTTTCTTTCGCCTTTTTCCTTAAAGtcatttttatttgcatttcgtGATTTCGAACAGACAGATAAGACTTGCATCGCTCCGCTACGACGCGGTACGTTCGCTCTGTCAActcaaatatttgatttaattccctgacataataattaatcacTCGGCACCTTTTACGAGACGTGCCTAACCCCGGGCTCTGGCTCTGCGCTCTCCCtcgtttatttgtttataattaaatattatttggcaGTCCAAATGAGACAGCCGGCAAGACTCGAGTGGCATTTATCAGTCATTCAGTTTGGCtagtttcgtttcgtttcatttttctttctttttttttgtttaaatatattttttccctttCGCTGCCCTTTGTTTAATGAGTTACAAATTTGGCTTTTCAGTTGTTTAATGCCTGACAGCATTATAGATTAGTGGCCAAAAGTTTTTCAATTCTGATACACTGGGGAAAAGAGGTGTAACTTTTTTTAGATTATACCAAAATGCACTTAAGGTGTCTTGgaatacaaacaaaaactcTAAACCTATTTATCACTTAAATAGTGATCAATTTCTtcttgaaaaatttaaaaaattaagcttATTCTCATTtcaatataaagaaaaaataataatcataaaactTAAGcaccaaaattaatttattttgtataaataaatctttatcaCGTAAGAATTAACTTTATTCTTTTTTcctaattaaaaactaatttaaaaacaatataaatttaaccctataaaatattttatatatttaaaattaatttacagtGCACTCCTCCCttctatgatatttttttttctcctatGTCATTTACATTGGGATCTGGGAACCGTTTGCCTCGCGGCCGTTTTTGTCGTCCGTCTGTCGCCGCCgcttgtatct
It contains:
- the LOC108082794 gene encoding uncharacterized protein isoform X1, producing the protein MKNSKCLPNERRQLRDQLTRSCVLLLLSPPIKRASSTISAIGAEEPSSNQWNMLMPVREYNKHIAKIPNCKMRQRPALRAAFVWMCSLPFLLLLLVLLLDVAQALDPAASGAGSSGTGGAGGGATSTAGGNGGASGGSLSSGPPTLIANLTEQGSPGVYNSTMGYNANYMYI
- the LOC108082794 gene encoding uncharacterized protein isoform X2, translated to MLMPVREYNKHIAKIPNCKMRQRPALRAAFVWMCSLPFLLLLLVLLLDVAQALDPAASGAGSSGTGGAGGGATSTAGGNGGASGGSLSSGPPTLIANLTEQGSPGVYNSTMGYNANYMYI